One Rosa chinensis cultivar Old Blush chromosome 3, RchiOBHm-V2, whole genome shotgun sequence DNA window includes the following coding sequences:
- the LOC112195049 gene encoding pentatricopeptide repeat-containing protein At2g20710, mitochondrial yields MMKHSHFSALFNTLYSRFCHVSLYSTAVPKSHRKLWKVSLNTLYRRICGSEFQASVLPILDRWVQEGQTVDRDELVTIIKELRYYKDYGRALEVSMWMSDKRYAVLFPSDVAIRLDLIAKVHGIEEAEIYFNNTPKQLKVLQVYHALLNCYARAKQLEKAEATMQKMRDLGFCRTSWSYNDLLNLYYKTGNHEKFDSLMSEMEENGIGFDRFTYGIRLSAAAAASDLEGIDKILAEWESDPKILVDWTNYAIAANGYTKAGAVDKALEMLKRSEEHVPNSKRQRPAYEHLMTQYAVLGKKDDTLRLWKCYKEQMKVYSRGYICVMTSLLNSDDIETAEKIFEEWESEPVNYDIRIPNTLIGAYTRNGFLDKAEAILSRIRLKDGKPNHTTLIYLAKGYLDQGQIEKALELATKAVCAAPPGWMPNKDVVVACLEKFKMKADLEGAKEFIKLVVDKNMQERLLNHIENEY; encoded by the exons ATGATGAAGCACTCACATTTCAGCGCCCTATTCAACACTCTCTACTCCCGCTTCTGTCACGTTTCGCTGTACTCAACGGCGGTGCCCAAATCTCATCGGAAGCTCTGGAAAGTCTCGCTGAACACCCTCTACCGTCGGATCTGCGGGAGCGAATTTCAGGCCTCCGTTTTACCGATTCTCGACCGGTGGGTCCAAGAAGGCCAAACTGTAGATAGAGATGAGCTCGTCACTATCATCAAGGAGCTCAGGTACTACAAAGACTACGGCCGAGCTCTTGAG GTGTCCATGTGGATGAGTGACAAAAGGTACGCCGTACTTTTTCCCTCTGACGTAGCCATCCGGCTCGACTTGATTGCAAAAGTTCATGGAATAGAAGAAGCTGAGATTTATTTTAACAACACTCCTAAACAATTGAAAGTCCTTCAGGTTTACCATGCTCTCCTCAACTGCTATGCTCGTGCAAAACAGTTGGAAAAGGCAGAGGCCACCATGCAGAAGATGAGGGATTTGGGGTTCTGTAGGACGTCATGGTCATACAATGATTTGCTCAATTTGTATTATAAGACTGGAAACCATGAGAAATTTGACAGTCTGATGAGTGAAATGGAAGAGAATGGCATCGGTTTTGACAGATTCACATATGGGATCAGACTCAGTGCAGCTGCAGCTGCTTCTGATCTCGAGGGAATTGACAAGATTCTGGCAGAATGGGAATCCGATCCTAAGATTCTTGTGGACTGGACTAATTATGCCATTGCAGCAAATGGTTATACAAAAGCAGGAGCTGTGGACAAGGCTTTAGAAATGCTAAAGAGATCTGAGGAACATGTACCAAATTCTAAAAGACAGAGGCCAGCATATGAGCACCTTATGACACAATATGCAGTACTAGGGAAGAAAGACGATACTTTGAGACTATGGAAATGTTACAAGGAGCAGATGAAAGTATACAGCAGGGGTTATATATGCGTAATGACCTCACTCTTGAATTCTGATGATATTGAGACTGCTGAGAAGATCTTTGAAGAGTGGGAATCTGAGCCTGTAAATTATGATATTCGTATCCCAAATACCTTGATTGGTGCTTATACCAGGAATGGTTTTCTTGACAAGGCTGAAGCAATTCTCAGCAGGATAAGATTGAAAGATGGGAAACCTAATCATACGACATTGATTTATTTGGCGAAGGGTTATCTTGATCAAGGTCAAATTGAGAAGGCACTTGAATTGGCAACAAAAGCAGTTTGTGCTGCGCCACCAGGGTGGATGCCGAACAAGGATGTTGTGGTCGCATGTCTGGAAAAGTTCAAAATGAAAGCAGATCTGGAAGGAGCCAAGGAATTCATAAAACTCGTTGTGGATAAGAATATGCAGGAGAGATTGTTGAATCATATCGAAAATGAGTATTGA